AAATCGCCGTCAAATTTGAGGTAGGGCTTTCCGAGCTTATTAAGGCGAATCCGCAAATAAAAAACCCGTCTTTGATTTATCCCGGTCAGATTATCAATATTCCGGAAGCCGCGCCCTTAAAAGCCATAGAAGACGAAATCTTTAGGCTTGTTAACTTACAAAGAAGTTACAACGGTTTAGGCCCATTGACATATAATTGGCAGGTGGCAAGGGTGGCGCGAATTAAATCCCAAGACATGATTAACAACCGTTATTTTTCGCATTATTCGCCTGTTTATGGTTCGCCCTTTAAGATGCTTGAAGACTTCGGGCTAAGATTTTCTGCCGCCGCTGAAAATAT
This Clostridiales bacterium DNA region includes the following protein-coding sequences:
- the safA gene encoding SafA/ExsA family spore coat assembly protein gives rise to the protein MPEDEFEHSQTQISYASAAAPTSYKVVSGDSLWKIAVKFEVGLSELIKANPQIKNPSLIYPGQIINIPEAAPLKAIEDEIFRLVNLQRSYNGLGPLTYNWQVARVARIKSQDMINNRYFSHYSPVYGSPFKMLEDFGLRFSAAAENIAYGQKTAQAVMNAWMNSPGHRANILSSTVTQIGVGCAKAANGTLYFTQLFIKPL